One stretch of Harmonia axyridis chromosome 1, icHarAxyr1.1, whole genome shotgun sequence DNA includes these proteins:
- the LOC123671746 gene encoding trimethylguanosine synthase-like: MKRYWQKRFNLFSRFNQGIQLDKESWYSVTPESIAKKTTEICKTNVIVDGFCVAGGNSIQLAFTCKKVIAIDIDPKKIELERINAGIHGVSKKIKFIVGDYIKLAPMLKADEVFLSQPWGGPSYLKERAYDQEKF, encoded by the exons ATGAAAAGATATTGGCAGAAACGGTTTAATCTTTTCAGTCGATTCAACCAAGGAATTCAACTTGACAAAG aaagtTGGTACTCTGTCACTCCTGAATCGATTGCCAAGAAAACTACAGAAATATGCAAAACTAATGTAATAGTTGATGGATTTTGTGTTGCTGGAGGGAATTCCATACAGTTGGCCTTCACATGTAAAAAAg TGATCGCAATCGACATTGATCCTAAGAAAATCGAACTTGAAAGGATCAATGCAGGAATTCATGGTGtctcaaagaaaataaaattcattgttGGTGACTATATTAAATTAGCTCCAATGCTGAAAGCAGATGAGGTTTTTCTGAGTCAACCATGGGGAGGTCCATCTTATTTGAAGGAAAGGGCTTATGaccaagaaaaattttga